One Parasphingorhabdus cellanae genomic region harbors:
- a CDS encoding adenylate/guanylate cyclase domain-containing protein has protein sequence MEAAREMLAEMENINSKIQAMLPADANVPVIRMGIGINTGTCVVGNMDSDRRFDYSVLGDAVNLASRLED, from the coding sequence GTGGAGGCCGCGCGCGAGATGCTGGCGGAAATGGAGAATATCAACAGCAAAATTCAGGCGATGCTGCCTGCTGACGCCAATGTACCAGTGATCCGTATGGGCATTGGCATCAACACCGGTACTTGCGTGGTCGGAAATATGGACTCAGACCGCCGGTTTGATTATTCGGTACTGGGCGATGCTGTCAACTTGGCCTCGCGTCTCGAAGACTAA
- a CDS encoding spinster family MFS transporter — MASKATLPGPKTSPNMALGMLLVVYIFNFVDRQILAILAGPIQADLGLSDTQMGLLGGIAFALLYSTLAVPLGWIADKTNRSWVITISLAVWSGFTALCGFAQGFWSIFLARLGVGIGEAGGVAPSYALIADYFPSHKRARALSIYSLGIPLGSATGVIAGGYIAATVDWRLAFLVVGLAGILIAPLFKYLVRDPVKTPVSADVTISQPSFIDILKILTKKRAFWFLALGAASSSMLGYGIAFWLPSLLQRSFGLNLIETSLFFGSILLIGGVAGVIGGGVLGDWLGSKNKGAYGLVPAIAFLLAVPLFAAGILSGSATLAFVLFLIPQGLAYIWLGPVLSAVQHLVTAETRATASALFLLINNLIGIGGGIFFLGALSDSLTPIYGEDSLRYSMLISLIFYIIAAGLMALAAKPLQHEWVEET, encoded by the coding sequence ATGGCAAGCAAAGCAACCCTCCCGGGTCCCAAGACCTCCCCCAATATGGCGCTTGGCATGTTGCTAGTCGTCTATATTTTCAATTTTGTTGACCGCCAGATATTGGCGATATTAGCTGGGCCTATTCAGGCAGACCTCGGCCTCAGCGACACCCAAATGGGATTGCTGGGAGGCATTGCCTTTGCCCTGCTCTATTCCACCTTGGCAGTACCCCTGGGCTGGATTGCTGATAAGACAAACCGCAGCTGGGTAATCACTATTTCCTTGGCTGTATGGAGCGGATTTACCGCGCTTTGTGGTTTCGCACAGGGATTCTGGTCGATATTTCTTGCACGGCTTGGCGTTGGGATAGGCGAAGCAGGCGGCGTTGCACCATCCTATGCGCTGATCGCTGATTATTTCCCAAGCCATAAGCGTGCGCGCGCTCTTTCCATCTATTCGCTCGGCATCCCTCTGGGGTCCGCCACTGGCGTGATCGCAGGCGGTTATATAGCTGCAACGGTAGACTGGCGCCTTGCCTTTCTTGTGGTCGGATTAGCGGGGATCCTGATTGCACCACTTTTCAAATATCTTGTCCGCGATCCCGTGAAGACGCCCGTCAGCGCGGACGTGACAATATCACAACCCAGTTTCATCGATATTCTCAAAATTCTTACCAAAAAGCGTGCTTTCTGGTTTCTCGCACTCGGTGCGGCCTCCAGTTCGATGCTGGGCTATGGCATTGCTTTCTGGCTGCCCAGTCTATTGCAGCGCAGCTTCGGTTTGAACCTTATTGAAACGTCGCTCTTCTTCGGATCGATCTTGTTGATTGGCGGGGTCGCTGGTGTGATTGGCGGCGGCGTTTTGGGCGACTGGCTCGGCAGTAAAAACAAGGGCGCCTATGGGCTGGTGCCGGCCATCGCTTTCCTACTTGCGGTCCCGCTCTTCGCTGCCGGCATCTTAAGTGGTTCGGCAACGCTGGCATTTGTCCTGTTTCTGATCCCACAAGGCCTCGCCTATATCTGGCTGGGCCCGGTTTTGTCTGCCGTTCAGCATCTCGTCACGGCAGAAACCAGAGCCACTGCTTCGGCGCTATTTCTGTTGATCAATAATCTTATAGGTATTGGTGGTGGGATATTTTTCCTTGGCGCACTGTCCGATAGTCTTACCCCAATTTATGGTGAAGATAGCCTACGCTATTCCATGCTGATTTCGCTGATATTTTACATCATCGCTGCAGGATTAATGGCGCTAGCCGCAAAACCGTTACAGCATGAATGGGTAGAAGAGACTTGA
- a CDS encoding alpha/beta fold hydrolase: MTESFPQTDREQGDSSVYRNHFYHSGDDRLTLYARIYDGDGPSLLLMHGLTRNSADFEGLATHLAGRYRLIIPDQRGRGRSDYDPEPANYTPTTYVGDMLALMASLQLDQVGLIGTSMGGIMAMMMAASDPERFHSLILNDIGPVVEQIGLDRIQSYVRALEPFENWQQAANHCRKVHGDMLIGYDDKDWLSFARRVCQELPDGQIKYAYDPAISEGLSGTQQTAVPLDLWPIWDQFANIPTLIIYGALTDIISPSTITEMQRRHSGPISAVEIANRGHAPMLDEPAVLSAIDPFLKNIAP; encoded by the coding sequence ATGACAGAATCGTTTCCACAGACGGATCGCGAACAAGGCGATTCGTCTGTCTATAGGAATCATTTCTACCACAGCGGTGATGACCGGCTGACACTGTACGCGCGCATTTATGATGGTGACGGGCCGTCGTTGCTATTGATGCACGGACTAACCAGAAACAGTGCCGATTTTGAAGGTCTCGCCACACATCTGGCAGGACGATATCGACTTATAATCCCAGACCAACGCGGACGTGGGCGGTCAGACTATGACCCTGAGCCTGCAAATTATACGCCGACAACTTATGTGGGAGACATGTTGGCATTGATGGCCAGCTTGCAGCTTGACCAAGTTGGCCTGATCGGCACATCCATGGGCGGCATTATGGCGATGATGATGGCGGCGAGCGACCCAGAACGTTTCCATAGCCTGATCCTCAATGACATTGGCCCGGTGGTTGAACAGATTGGATTGGATCGTATTCAAAGCTATGTCAGGGCGCTCGAACCCTTTGAGAACTGGCAACAAGCCGCCAACCATTGCCGGAAGGTCCATGGTGATATGTTGATCGGCTATGATGACAAGGACTGGCTCAGCTTCGCTCGGCGCGTCTGCCAGGAACTACCCGATGGCCAGATTAAATATGCTTATGACCCAGCTATCTCGGAAGGCCTTTCCGGCACTCAGCAAACCGCTGTACCGCTAGATCTATGGCCAATATGGGACCAGTTCGCTAACATTCCGACGCTTATCATCTATGGCGCGCTTACAGACATAATCTCTCCATCGACGATAACAGAAATGCAACGCCGCCATTCTGGACCTATCAGCGCTGTAGAGATAGCTAACCGTGGCCATGCACCGATGCTTGACGAACCAGCTGTATTATCAGCGATTGATCCGTTCTTAAAAAATATCGCTCCATAG